The Synechococcus sp. HK05 region GCTGATGGAAGAAACGGTGGCCGCCGAACGCCGCCGCCGTGAACGGGCTGCTGAAGGCAGCGCTACCTGATCTCCAGGCGTCCACTCAGGGCCGTGGATCCCGACCCGCGCCCCTGTAGCACCAGCTCAGAGGCGCGTTTCACCACCAGGGGCAGCCCGGGCGGGAGCAACTGCAATCGATCCAACGCCTGGGGTTGCAACCGCAGCTCCCAGTCAGCTCCTGGCAGCGCCGTGAGCCTGGGTGCCTGATTCGGGTTGGGGCCGAGGAAGAGCAAAAGCGCATCAGCGTCCAACCAGCGCCAGCCCCCCACCACAGCGGCGTCTTCACGGCTCCACAAGCTCAGACCCGCTGCCGGTTGCGAGCGGCTCAGGCCCTGCTGCTCGAGGGCAGCACTGAGGTCGCGGAGCCAGCGGTCCCAGAGGGAGCGCTCGCCGGGCAGTTGCACCAAGAGCTGGACGCCGGCTCGATAGGGCCCCTGCGCTTGAGCCTGGAGCTGAAGGCTGAAGGGTGCACTCTGGAGGCGGCGCACCTGCTCGGGGCCCAGCCCGTAGCGCTCCGCGAGGGCATTGCGCAGCAGGGCCGTACTCAGCAGCCCCCGCAGCAGCAGCTCGAGACGTTGACCGCGTAGCTCAAGGGGTTGGACCGGATCGGCAGCCTTGGCAAACGACGGCACGGCTAAGCGAGCAGGCGCAGCCGCCAGCGCATCCGCGCTGGCTTCGGCTTCCCCTTGCCAGAGCAGGGCGCGGTTGTCGCTGCGGAGGGTGATGCAGCCCAGTTGGAGCGTCATCGCCAGAGGCGCCAGGGGGCCAAGCATCTGGGCGAGAGCGGCTGGATTCCAATGCACGGCCTCCTGCTGCAACAGCGCCTGGCTGCAGCGCTGATCGAGGCCACGCGGCGGTCGGCGGCGCAGCTTGAGCTGCTGCTCGAGCAGCTGACGGGCCAGGGGGCTCGGGGCGACCACGATCAGATCGTCCACCCGCAGCCCATCGGCCGGCAGGGGATCGCCGGGGGTGGCCGAGAACACCAAGTAGGCACCGGCATCAGCGTGAGGGCCCCAGAACTGCCACCACAGGCGCCGCTGGGCGCGCCAGTAGCGCTCGGCAAGCTCCGGCCCAAGCCGTTGCTGCCAAAGGGCCGGAGCCGGTTGCGCCGGCCGTGCCGCAAAGCTCTGCAGCAGCGCTGCATCGGGCATGAGGCGATCGAGGCCGCTGGCCAAACGGCGGGGCACCAACAGCACCAGCGCAGCCGGAATCAGCAGCAGGGCCGCACTGGTGAGGGCGGTGACCCGCAAGGGCAGATCCCGCAGAGCCAGGGGTTTCAGGGCGAAAGGCTTCAGACGCACGCCAGACCTGCCCCGTAGAGCGTGGTGCGCTGACGCACCGGGCGCTGAAGCGAACCAGCGGCACTGCGCAGAGCCTCCACCGATTGGGCCGTGCCACCGAGAGCTCCGGCGGCACTGGTGATGCTCTCCTCCATCAGGGTTCCGCCCAGGTCGTTGCAGCCCCAGCGCAGCGCTTCGGTCGCCCCAGCCAGGGTGAGCTTCACCCAACTGGGCTGGTGGTTCACGATCCAGCGATCCAGCAGCAAGCGAGCCTGGGCCGTAAGGGCCAGCATCTCCTCAAGATCAGGCTGATCGCGGCCCACGCGCTGCCGCAAGGGCGCTGGCGCCTGCGCACCGATGAAGGGGAGCAACACGAACTCGCTGAACCCACCGCCGTGATGCTGCCAGGCCACCTGCTGCAGGGCCACCAGGGTGAGGAGATGGGCCGCGCGCTGGCGGGAGGATTCAATGTGGCCTGCCATCAAGGTGGCGGTGCTGCGCAGCCCACTGCGATGCACCTGGAGCACCACAGCACACCACTGGCGAGCACTGAGCTTTTCGGGGCACAACCGGGCGCGCACCGACTCGTCCAGCACCTCCGCAGCAGTGCCGGGAATCGAACCGAGGCCGGCGTCGCGCAGTCCATCGATCACCGCCTGAAGCGGCACTGCATCCTGCTCAGCGATAAAGAGGAGCTCCTGCGGCGAAAACGCATGCAGGTGCAGCCCCGGAGCCGCTGCCTGCAGGGCCTGCAACAGACCCTGGTAGTAGCGAAGCGTGGAACCGTCGAGGCGGGCATCAGGATTGAGGCCCCCCTGGACGCACAACTCGGTCGCCCCAAGCCGAGCGGCGGCGGCGGCCCGCTCCTGCAGGGTGTCGAAGCCATGCCAGTAGGCCCCCGCCGCGCCGGGATCGCGGCGAAAGGCGCAGAAGCTGCAGTGCTGCAGACAGTGGTTGGTGAAATTGAGGTTGCGGTTCACCACGTAGGTCACCGTCTCCCCCACCAGCTCCTGACGCAACCGATCCGCCTGCTGACGCAGTGCTTCTGATGGCGGCACAGCCAGGAGACGATCAGCCAGGCCCATGCTGCTGGCACTGACTGGATCGAGACTGAGCTGAACCGAGAGCTCACATTGGAGCGCATCGCTCCAATGGGGTGGATGGCCCTGTAAAGGGAGCTCTGGCGGCAAAGGAGCGGGGAGAACCTGCTCCGCCATACGCCAGGCCCAGGGGTCCAACCACTCCTGTGGAGCGATCACCGCAGGGCCTTGGATTTGGTGCGGGGCTTGCTAGGGGCTGCCACAGGCTGTTGACGCCGACGACGATCACGCCACTCGACCGTGGAGAGATAGATCACCCCTCCACTCACGAACACCAGCAGGGAGGCCGCCAGGATGGCCAGCACGTTGTTGAGCGTGAGGCCAGCAACAACAACGTCGCTCACGTTCAGAAGTTGATCGAACCGTCGCCGTTACGACCCCACACCACCATGGCGATCGAGAAGGTGAATGTGGCGCAGAGCGCGGCCCAACCCACGGTGATCAGCATGGAGCTGTTGCGAATGTAGTTGGAGTGTAACCAGCGCCGGGCGCCAAACTGAGGGCACAGAACGGCTTGTGATCAGATGGCACAGCAGGCGGTACGGGAGAAGCAGCGGGTTGAAGTCCCCTACCCGAATGGCCGCGTGATCGTGCTCGACGACGACCACAACACCTTCCAGCACGTGGTGGAGGTCTTGGTGCGCTACATCCCCGCCATTACGGCGGATCGCGCCTGGGCGCTGGCCCATCAGATCGACGGCCAGGGGGCGGCCCTCGTGTGGAGCGGCCCGCTCGAACAGGCCGAGCTGTATCACCAGCAACTCGGAGCCGAAGGGCTCACGATGGCGCCGCTCGAGAGGGGCTAAGCGCGGCTGCGCAGCAGCAGATCAAAGAGGGGGCGGGTGCGCAGACGCTGCGACTGGGCGTCGAGCACAAAACTCAGCACCCGCCCGGAACACACCGCCACCCCGCGTACGTGGCGATCACCGCGCTGCTCAAGACTGATCACCTGCGAGGGAGAACCCAGCTCCCGCAACAGTTCTCGCCGCAGCACCTCGCGCATCTCAGGCTGAGCCCGCACGGCCATGGCAACCCAAAAGGGATTCATGGTTTAGCAGGAATCCCTAGGGTTGACGACCACATGCGGCAGCGATGGGCCGGCTGGTGATCACCCACAGCACCTACCTGGAAGGGCTGATCCCACTGCTGAAGCGGCTGGTGCTGGATCCGGCCATCGACACGATCACTCCAGCCGTCATCGCGCGGGTGAAAGGCCGGTCACCGGAGCTGCGGCTGCGGGTGTCCACGCCGATCACGGGGGGCTGGAAGCTGGTGGCGCGGCGGGGTAGCAGCGCCCAGGAGGTGTTTGTGGTCACGGGCTTGAACGCCGAGGCCCTGGAAGAGCGCATCGGTGAGGCCCTGAAGCGCTGAGCCCTGGGCCGTTCAGGCCTCCTCCGTCCAGATCGGGAAGGATGGCAGGAGCGCCTTGAGCTGCTGATTGGGCACCCGGTAGAACTCCCGCAAGTGCTCACGCACCTCCGCAGGGATGGGCGTCTTGGCTCGCCCCACGTTCTCCACAGACGACAGCGGCGGCAAAGGCTGTTCTTCAAGGCCCAGGAAGGCCTGCACGCGGGCGTAGGCCTCCGCGGGCTGGGCAAAAAAGTCTTCGCTGCGCAACACCAGCAGCTGCTCGCGTGGATAGTGCTGCAGCACCTGCGCGATCTGCTCGGCGTAAAGCCCCCGGCGCTTGTAGTGGTTGGGCTTGCCCTTGGCCGGCGGATCGGGGCACATCAGAGCCTCCTCTGGGGAGCGAGGCTCCACACCGCGCTGCACCTGATGCCCGTAATGGGAGATCGCCCGAGAAACTGGATTGCGCAGCAGCACAATCAGCCGCGCCTCCGGCACCAGGGCATGCATCCGCGGCATCACCACGGCCGCTCGATACAGATAGGCGGGTGTGGCCTCCAGGGCACAACGGCCACCCAACCACTGTTCCCAAAGCGGGAAATAGGTGCGATACCAACGCGCACCGCGGTCGTAGTGGTCGTTGAAGTAATGCACCTCCTTGATGGCTGAAAACATCACCTGCGGGTGATGACGCAACCAGGCATTCAGGGTGCTGGTGCCCCCTTTCATCGTGCCGATGATCAGGGCCGCAGGAAGCGGGCGCAGCGGCGCCGTGAGCCAGTAATAGGGATAGAGCCCCTTGCGCAACGCCCCACGCAGCCAACGGGGCCGCACCAGCACGGAACGATCCATCCAGCCCAACCCCTGCTGCAGCGAGATTGGCACAGGGATTCAGCGTTCCTAGCCTGAAGCCAAAGCGCTCAATCCATGCAGCAGTACGCGATCACCGGCGATTGGGAACGGGATGGCACCTCGAAGCGATGGCTCGAGTGGTCAAGCGGTGACCAGGATGACATCACCGGTTGGTTCAAAGTGAAAGGCCGGCGCATTCGGATGTTCAGCAGCAACGCTGCCGGCGATCCAACAACACGATTGGCCGCTGGCCGCATCAGCCAGCACTCTCTGCTGGAGTCACTGGATGCAGGGGAGTGGGGCAGCAATCCAGGGGCCTACAACGCACTGTTCGGCGCTGGACCCATGGGATGAAGGGGGTGAACCGCTGTGCCGTTCTGGCCAGATTCCGACCTGGATAAACTGACTGACAGCAAGAAGCCTGTCACAGCTTAATTCGGTTGCCACAACTGGGCTTTGTCAGTCAGTTTGTCAGTCAACTCGCGGATGGGGCTCCCCACAGGGCTGATCCAGATCAAAGGCCGGAAGGGGTACTACCTGAACATCACGGTCCCTCACAAGCTTCGGAAGATCATTGGGAAAGCAGCGATTCAGAAGAAGGCTGCTGACACGCTCGAGGCAGCCAAGACCGTCCTGGCCGAGGAGCAAGTGGCGGCCAACAAGCTGTTAGCAAAAGTCAAAGCAGAGCTAACCGAGACAGCTGATCTAAGGACTAGATTTCAGGAATGGAAGCAAGCGTATGCAAGGGCAGATAACAGAGAAGATGACGGCTTACTGACAGCGGAGGAAGCATTAGAAATTGAAATAGATAGGAGAGTTTGGTTAAAAGAGAATCCCCAAAACCATGGGAACCACTCCTAACGCAGGATGATGAGCGGCTACTTGCGACTGCAGTAGCCCTCAGAGAAGGTCTTCACCACTGGGAAGAATGGACCCAGGAACGTGAACTGACCACAGGAAGGGTGACACCTCTAGTCAAGAAAAGATGGGAAACACTACTGAAGAAATTTGTTGAATGGTCGCACGATGAATACCCAAGCAGAGCCACCAAGCAATTAGCGGTCGAGTACAAAAAGCACCTGCTGACC contains the following coding sequences:
- a CDS encoding sulfotransferase domain-containing protein codes for the protein MPISLQQGLGWMDRSVLVRPRWLRGALRKGLYPYYWLTAPLRPLPAALIIGTMKGGTSTLNAWLRHHPQVMFSAIKEVHYFNDHYDRGARWYRTYFPLWEQWLGGRCALEATPAYLYRAAVVMPRMHALVPEARLIVLLRNPVSRAISHYGHQVQRGVEPRSPEEALMCPDPPAKGKPNHYKRRGLYAEQIAQVLQHYPREQLLVLRSEDFFAQPAEAYARVQAFLGLEEQPLPPLSSVENVGRAKTPIPAEVREHLREFYRVPNQQLKALLPSFPIWTEEA
- a CDS encoding DUF2103 domain-containing protein, with protein sequence MGRLVITHSTYLEGLIPLLKRLVLDPAIDTITPAVIARVKGRSPELRLRVSTPITGGWKLVARRGSSAQEVFVVTGLNAEALEERIGEALKR
- a CDS encoding CofH family radical SAM protein, whose translation is MGLADRLLAVPPSEALRQQADRLRQELVGETVTYVVNRNLNFTNHCLQHCSFCAFRRDPGAAGAYWHGFDTLQERAAAAARLGATELCVQGGLNPDARLDGSTLRYYQGLLQALQAAAPGLHLHAFSPQELLFIAEQDAVPLQAVIDGLRDAGLGSIPGTAAEVLDESVRARLCPEKLSARQWCAVVLQVHRSGLRSTATLMAGHIESSRQRAAHLLTLVALQQVAWQHHGGGFSEFVLLPFIGAQAPAPLRQRVGRDQPDLEEMLALTAQARLLLDRWIVNHQPSWVKLTLAGATEALRWGCNDLGGTLMEESITSAAGALGGTAQSVEALRSAAGSLQRPVRQRTTLYGAGLACV
- the petN gene encoding cytochrome b6-f complex subunit PetN, which produces MLITVGWAALCATFTFSIAMVVWGRNGDGSINF
- the clpS gene encoding ATP-dependent Clp protease adapter ClpS; this encodes MAQQAVREKQRVEVPYPNGRVIVLDDDHNTFQHVVEVLVRYIPAITADRAWALAHQIDGQGAALVWSGPLEQAELYHQQLGAEGLTMAPLERG